Genomic window (Tardiphaga sp. vice304):
TGGCCATCATAAACGCCGCAATGGCCAAAGACGGCATTCGCGGATGCAATATGACAATGAAGAAAATGAAGATGATGATGAAGGGTTCAAAGATGACGATGATGAAGTCCGGGATGTAGTCGGAAGAGCGTCAATTGGGTCGTCTGGACAGCGTTGTTTCTCATTGAAAGTAACGGTCACGCCAACTCATCACCAACTCTCTATTCCGCCCTTAGCGTTATCCTATCGCGGCGTGATGACACGAGATGATGCCCCGAAAGTAAGGAATCATAAGCGACGATCTTGTTATTTGAAGCAGAGCTCGCCTCGCGATGTAGTGCTACTTTGCTGCCTCACTGCGTCGACGTCACGCGAGCGACACGTGACCTGTAGCGCTGGTGGTGTGTAGCAAGAAGTCTACTTGTTGACTCCAGCTCACGCGCGCTCGTGACAAATTGCAAGCGTTTAACGTCTAATGGAAGTGAGAGACATGTATTATTTGGCTATCGCTGCGGATTATGACGGCACAATTGCTCATGATGGAGTTGTTGATCCTGCGACTTTCGATGCATTGAAGGAATTCAAAGCGGGTGGCCGCCGACTGATCCTCGTGACAGGGCGTGAGTTACCGGATCTAAAGAGGGTCTTTCCGAAACTACAGATCTTCGATCGTGTTGTCGCCGAAAACGGAGCATTGATTTATGATCCGTCAACCGAAGAGGAGTGGGTAATCGGATCGGTACCCCCTCCTTTGTTCATCGAGAAGTTGAAGGAACGGAAGATCGAGCCACTGTCGGTAGGTCGCTCAATAGTAGCCACGTGGGAGCCGCATGAGACGGCTGTTCTTGAGGTCATTCGTGATCTCGGATTGGAACTCCAGATCATCTTTAACAAGGGTGCCGTGATGATCCTCCCGTCGGGCATGAACAAGGCGGTAGGCCTAGAGGCGGCTCTCGTTCAGCTTGAACTCTCGGCCCACAATGTTGTTGCGGTAGGTGATGCCGAAAACGACCATGCATTCCTACACGCCTGCGGTTGTTCGGCCGCGGTTGCGAACGCGCTCCCGACGGTGAAAGCCTCTGCCGATATCGTGCTGGCGGGTGTACGAGGCGCCGGTGTGATCGAGCTTCTAGGCAAAATTCGTCGAGACGATGCCCGCATTGCTCCGCGGGAGCGGCAGGGTATTCCGCTTGGCACCGAGCGTGACGGAAAGCAGGTCTATCTAGAACCGCATGGCGGAAGCGTGCTGATCGCCGGGAGTTCAGGAACCGGCAAATCTACATTGGCCACAGCGCTCGCTGAACGCATGGTCGAGCAGGAATTCGAGTTTTGTGTTTTCGATCCGGAAGGCGATTATGATGAGCTTGAACATGCGGTTTCAATCGGCGACGCGACTACCCCGCCTAAAATCGATGAGGCGCTTAAGCTGCTTCGCCAGCTACGAGCTAATGTCGTGATCAATACCCAGGCTCTGACCGTCGCAGAACGGCCTCCGTTTTTTGCCAAGCTTCTGCCTCACATCGCGTCGTTAAGAGCAAGAACGGGTCGGCCACATTGGCTGCTGATCGATGAAACGCATCAGCTTCTGCCAGCCTTCCGTGATGACGTTGCGCAAGTCCTGCCGGATCACTTTGCGGCTACGGTCTTCATTACAGTGCACCCAGAAATGATTTCGATTGACGCATTGAAAACTGTCCAAGCGATTGTCGCTCTCGGCGAAAACGCGAACGAGACTATCACCGCATTCTGCAACGCCATCGGTGTGGATGCACCTGAGCACGTGCATTCAGCTAGGGAAGACGAAGTCCTATTATGGACGCCCAGAAGTAACGAAGCCCCGCGTGTGGTGCGCGCCGAGCGTCCACGCCAATCGCACAAACGGCACACCCGAAAATACGCTGAAGGTGACCTTGGGACGGACCGTAGCTTCTATTTCCGAGGCCCGGAAAATGCCCTCAATCTGCGTGCCCAGAACCTTATGCTGTTTCTACAGATAGCTGAGGGAGTTGACGCCCCGACGTGGGAGCACCACTTGCGCGCCGGCGATTACTCCACTTGGTTTCGTAAAGTCATTAAGGATGACAATCTGGCGCGGGAAGCTGCTGAAATCGAAGCCGATGAGAGCCTGAATTCGAGTGAGAGTCGCAAGCGTATACGCGAGATCGTGTCGCGGCGCTATACAGCCCCCGCAAGTGCTCATGAAACTTGACGCGCTGTTAACTGATTGAGCTTTCGAAGC
Coding sequences:
- a CDS encoding HAD family hydrolase — encoded protein: MYYLAIAADYDGTIAHDGVVDPATFDALKEFKAGGRRLILVTGRELPDLKRVFPKLQIFDRVVAENGALIYDPSTEEEWVIGSVPPPLFIEKLKERKIEPLSVGRSIVATWEPHETAVLEVIRDLGLELQIIFNKGAVMILPSGMNKAVGLEAALVQLELSAHNVVAVGDAENDHAFLHACGCSAAVANALPTVKASADIVLAGVRGAGVIELLGKIRRDDARIAPRERQGIPLGTERDGKQVYLEPHGGSVLIAGSSGTGKSTLATALAERMVEQEFEFCVFDPEGDYDELEHAVSIGDATTPPKIDEALKLLRQLRANVVINTQALTVAERPPFFAKLLPHIASLRARTGRPHWLLIDETHQLLPAFRDDVAQVLPDHFAATVFITVHPEMISIDALKTVQAIVALGENANETITAFCNAIGVDAPEHVHSAREDEVLLWTPRSNEAPRVVRAERPRQSHKRHTRKYAEGDLGTDRSFYFRGPENALNLRAQNLMLFLQIAEGVDAPTWEHHLRAGDYSTWFRKVIKDDNLAREAAEIEADESLNSSESRKRIREIVSRRYTAPASAHET